The following are encoded in a window of Kitasatospora fiedleri genomic DNA:
- the rpsQ gene encoding 30S ribosomal protein S17, whose protein sequence is MTENTNETRGFRKTREGLVVSDKMDKTVVVAVEDRVKHALYGKVIRRTNKLKAHDEQNACGVGDRVLLMETRPLSATKRWRVVEILEKAK, encoded by the coding sequence ATGACTGAGAACACCAACGAGACGCGCGGCTTCCGCAAGACCCGTGAGGGTCTCGTCGTCAGCGACAAGATGGACAAGACCGTCGTCGTCGCCGTCGAGGACCGCGTCAAGCACGCGCTGTACGGCAAGGTCATCCGCCGTACCAACAAGCTGAAGGCGCACGACGAGCAGAACGCGTGCGGTGTCGGCGACCGTGTCCTCCTGATGGAGACCCGGCCGCTGTCCGCGACGAAGCGCTGGCGCGTCGTCGAGATCCTCGAGAAGGCCAAGTAA
- the mscL gene encoding large conductance mechanosensitive channel protein MscL, giving the protein MLKGFRDFMMRGNVIDMAVGVVIGAAFTGVVTGFVSAFLTPVLGVVVGAAGDFSAYKFHVAGVIFPYGQFLNVLIAFVLTAAVLYFCVVLPVSKATARYLPKKPSVPKRPCPECLTEIPEAARRCAACTAVVEPAVPVQVAAKR; this is encoded by the coding sequence GTGCTCAAGGGCTTCCGCGACTTCATGATGCGCGGCAACGTCATCGACATGGCCGTCGGCGTGGTCATCGGTGCCGCGTTCACCGGCGTGGTGACCGGCTTCGTCAGCGCGTTCCTGACCCCGGTGCTCGGCGTGGTGGTCGGCGCGGCCGGCGACTTCAGCGCCTACAAGTTCCACGTCGCGGGCGTCATCTTCCCGTACGGCCAGTTCCTGAACGTGCTGATCGCGTTCGTGCTGACCGCCGCGGTGCTGTACTTCTGCGTGGTGCTGCCGGTCTCCAAGGCCACCGCCCGGTACCTGCCGAAGAAGCCCTCGGTGCCCAAGCGCCCCTGCCCCGAGTGCCTGACCGAGATCCCGGAGGCGGCCCGCCGCTGCGCGGCGTGCACCGCCGTGGTCGAGCCGGCCGTCCCGGTCCAGGTCGCCGCGAAGCGCTGA
- the rpmC gene encoding 50S ribosomal protein L29 codes for MSAATKAAELRELDNEGLVAKLREAKEELFNLRFQAATGQLDNHGRLRLVRKDIARIYTLMRERELGIETVENA; via the coding sequence ATGTCGGCCGCTACCAAGGCTGCTGAGCTTCGCGAACTGGACAACGAGGGTCTCGTTGCCAAGCTCCGTGAGGCCAAGGAGGAGCTGTTCAACCTCCGCTTCCAGGCGGCGACCGGGCAGCTCGACAACCACGGACGGCTCCGGCTGGTCCGTAAGGACATCGCGCGGATCTACACCCTGATGCGCGAGCGCGAGCTGGGCATCGAGACGGTGGAGAACGCCTGA
- a CDS encoding adenylate kinase, translating to MRIVLVGPPGAGKGTQAHVLAKTLSIPHISTGDLFRANISQGTPLGVEAKSYMDAGRLVPDEVTIGMAKDRMLQPDAAKGFLLDGFPRNLGQAEALDAFLAEQGIALDGVLDLEVSEDEVVKRIAGRRLCRNDGSHVFHVVYNPPKVEGVCDECGGELYQRSDDTEEAVRVRLEEYHSKTEPIIGYYQEQGLLVTIPALGKVDEVTERAVAALEQKKSA from the coding sequence ATGCGAATCGTCCTCGTCGGACCCCCCGGGGCCGGGAAGGGTACTCAGGCGCACGTCCTGGCCAAGACCCTGTCCATTCCCCACATCTCCACCGGTGACCTGTTCCGCGCCAACATCAGCCAGGGCACCCCCCTGGGTGTCGAGGCGAAGTCCTACATGGACGCCGGGCGCCTGGTGCCCGACGAGGTCACCATCGGGATGGCCAAGGACCGCATGCTCCAGCCGGACGCCGCCAAGGGCTTCCTGCTGGACGGCTTCCCGCGCAACCTGGGCCAGGCGGAGGCGCTCGACGCCTTCCTGGCCGAGCAGGGCATCGCGCTGGACGGCGTGCTGGACCTGGAGGTCTCCGAGGACGAGGTCGTCAAGCGGATCGCCGGTCGCCGGCTGTGCCGCAACGACGGCTCCCACGTGTTCCACGTGGTGTACAACCCGCCGAAGGTCGAGGGCGTCTGCGACGAGTGCGGCGGCGAGCTGTACCAGCGCTCGGACGACACCGAGGAGGCCGTGCGGGTCCGGCTGGAGGAGTACCACTCCAAGACCGAGCCGATCATCGGCTACTACCAGGAGCAGGGCCTGCTGGTCACCATCCCCGCCCTCGGCAAGGTGGACGAGGTGACCGAGCGCGCGGTCGCCGCCCTGGAGCAGAAGAAGAGCGCCTGA
- the rpsE gene encoding 30S ribosomal protein S5, with amino-acid sequence MAGPQRRGSGAGGGTGGERRDRKRDDRGGAPVAEKTAYVERVVAINRVAKVVKGGRRFSFTALVVVGDGDGTVGVGYGKAKEVPAAIAKGVEEAKKNFFKVPRIQGTIPHPIQGEKAAGVVLLKPASPGTGVIAGGPVRAVLECAGVHDILSKSLGSDNAINIVHATVAALKGLVRPEEIAARRGLPLEDVAPAALLRARAAGVSA; translated from the coding sequence ATGGCTGGACCCCAGCGCCGCGGTAGCGGCGCCGGCGGCGGCACCGGTGGCGAGCGGCGCGACCGCAAGCGTGACGACCGGGGCGGCGCCCCCGTCGCCGAGAAGACCGCTTACGTCGAGCGCGTCGTCGCGATCAATCGTGTCGCCAAGGTTGTCAAGGGTGGTCGTCGTTTCAGCTTCACCGCGCTGGTCGTGGTGGGCGACGGTGACGGCACCGTGGGTGTCGGTTACGGCAAGGCGAAGGAGGTTCCGGCCGCCATCGCCAAGGGTGTTGAGGAGGCCAAGAAGAACTTCTTCAAGGTCCCCCGTATCCAGGGCACCATCCCGCACCCGATCCAGGGCGAGAAGGCCGCCGGCGTCGTGCTGCTGAAGCCGGCGTCCCCCGGTACCGGCGTCATCGCCGGTGGCCCGGTGCGTGCCGTCCTGGAGTGCGCCGGCGTTCACGACATCCTGTCGAAGTCGCTCGGCTCGGACAACGCGATCAACATCGTGCACGCCACCGTGGCCGCTCTGAAGGGCCTCGTGCGCCCCGAGGAGATCGCCGCCCGCCGTGGCCTGCCCCTGGAGGACGTGGCCCCGGCCGCGCTGCTCCGGGCCCGTGCGGCTGGGGTGAGCGCCTGA
- the rplN gene encoding 50S ribosomal protein L14 yields the protein MIQQESRLRVADNTGAKEILCIRVLGGSGRRYAGIGDVIVATVKDAIPGGSVKKGDVVKCVVVRTVKERRRPDGSYIRFDENAAVVLKNTDGDPRGTRIFGPVGRELRDKKFMKIISLAPEVL from the coding sequence GTGATCCAGCAGGAGTCGCGACTGCGCGTCGCCGACAACACGGGTGCCAAGGAGATTCTCTGCATCCGCGTTCTCGGTGGCTCCGGTCGCCGCTACGCCGGTATCGGGGACGTCATCGTCGCCACCGTCAAGGACGCGATCCCCGGCGGTTCGGTGAAGAAGGGCGACGTCGTCAAGTGCGTCGTCGTTCGCACCGTCAAGGAGCGCCGCCGTCCGGACGGTTCGTACATCCGCTTCGACGAGAACGCCGCTGTCGTTCTCAAGAACACCGATGGCGACCCCCGCGGTACCCGCATCTTCGGCCCGGTGGGCCGCGAGCTGCGTGACAAGAAGTTCATGAAGATCATCTCGCTGGCGCCGGAGGTGCTCTGA
- the rplF gene encoding 50S ribosomal protein L6, whose amino-acid sequence MSRIGRLPIQVPAGVDVTIDGQTVSVKGPKGSLTHVVAAPIEIGKGEDGTLLVTRPNDERQSKALHGLSRTLVANMITGVTAGYRKSLEISGVGYRVTAKGSDMEFALGYSHPILVTAPEGISFVVETPTKFHVDGTDKQKVGEVAAKIRKLRKPDPYKAKGVKYAGEVIRRKVGKSGK is encoded by the coding sequence ATGTCGCGCATTGGACGGCTGCCCATCCAGGTTCCCGCTGGTGTGGACGTCACCATCGACGGCCAGACGGTCTCGGTGAAGGGCCCCAAGGGTTCGCTCACCCACGTCGTCGCCGCGCCGATCGAGATCGGCAAGGGCGAGGACGGCACGCTGCTCGTCACCCGCCCCAACGACGAGCGTCAGTCGAAGGCCCTGCACGGCCTGTCGCGCACGCTGGTGGCGAACATGATCACCGGCGTGACCGCGGGCTACCGGAAGTCGCTGGAGATCAGCGGCGTCGGCTACCGAGTCACGGCGAAGGGCTCCGACATGGAGTTCGCGCTGGGCTACAGCCACCCCATCCTGGTCACCGCGCCGGAGGGGATCTCCTTCGTCGTCGAGACGCCCACCAAGTTCCACGTGGACGGCACCGACAAGCAGAAGGTCGGCGAGGTCGCCGCGAAGATCCGCAAGCTGCGCAAGCCCGACCCGTACAAGGCCAAGGGCGTTAAGTACGCGGGCGAGGTCATCCGCCGCAAGGTCGGAAAGAGTGGTAAGTAA
- the rplR gene encoding 50S ribosomal protein L18 codes for MSVSVKIGKGNAYKNAARKRRAIRVRKRVVGTEVRPRLVVTRSNRHMVAQVIDDAKGHTLASASTLDVSIKGTEGDKTELAKKVGSLVAERAKAAGVESVVFDRAGNRYAGRIAALADAARESGLDF; via the coding sequence ATGAGCGTCTCTGTCAAGATCGGCAAGGGCAACGCCTACAAGAACGCCGCCCGCAAGCGCCGCGCCATTCGCGTTCGCAAGCGCGTCGTCGGCACCGAGGTGCGTCCGCGCCTCGTCGTGACGCGTTCGAACCGCCACATGGTCGCCCAGGTCATCGACGACGCCAAGGGTCACACCCTGGCGTCGGCGTCCACCCTCGACGTGTCCATCAAGGGCACCGAGGGCGACAAGACCGAGCTGGCCAAGAAGGTCGGAAGCCTGGTCGCCGAGCGCGCCAAGGCCGCCGGCGTCGAGTCGGTCGTCTTCGACCGCGCGGGCAACCGGTACGCCGGCCGCATCGCCGCCCTGGCGGACGCGGCCCGCGAGTCCGGGCTCGACTTCTAA
- the rpsM gene encoding 30S ribosomal protein S13: MARLSGVDLPREKRIEIALTYVYGIGKTRAQQALAETGVSGDIRVRDISEDDLVKLQKFVDANFEVEGDLRRQVAADIRRKVEIGCYEGLRHRRGLPVRGQRTHTNARTRKGPRRAIAGKKKPGKK; the protein is encoded by the coding sequence ATGGCACGCCTTTCCGGCGTTGATCTCCCCCGCGAGAAGCGGATCGAGATCGCCCTCACCTACGTCTACGGCATCGGCAAGACCCGCGCCCAGCAGGCGCTCGCCGAGACCGGCGTGAGCGGTGACATCCGCGTCCGCGACATCAGCGAGGACGACCTCGTCAAGCTGCAGAAGTTCGTGGACGCGAACTTCGAGGTCGAGGGTGACCTCCGCCGCCAGGTCGCCGCCGACATCCGCCGCAAGGTCGAGATCGGCTGCTACGAGGGCCTGCGCCACCGTCGCGGTCTGCCCGTCCGCGGCCAGCGCACCCACACCAACGCGCGTACCCGCAAGGGCCCGCGTCGCGCGATCGCCGGCAAGAAGAAGCCGGGCAAGAAGTAG
- a CDS encoding type Z 30S ribosomal protein S14, whose translation MAKKALIAKSERKPKFGVRAYTRCQRCGRPHSVYRKFGLCRVCLREMAHRGELPGVTKSSW comes from the coding sequence ATGGCGAAGAAGGCCCTGATCGCTAAGTCCGAGCGCAAGCCGAAGTTCGGCGTCCGGGCGTACACCCGGTGCCAGCGCTGCGGCCGTCCGCACTCGGTGTACCGCAAGTTCGGCCTCTGCCGTGTGTGCCTCCGTGAGATGGCGCACCGCGGCGAGCTGCCGGGCGTGACCAAGAGCTCCTGGTAG
- the secY gene encoding preprotein translocase subunit SecY, producing MLSAFARAFQTPDLRKKLLFTLGIMVLFRLGAHVPMPGINFQAVHACVNGQKEGLFGLVNLFSGNALLQLTIFALGIMPYITASIILQLLTVVIPRLEALKKEGQAGTAKITQYTRYLTIALAVLQGTGILATASSGALFSGCAEGNNIVPDQSIFRIATMVIIMTAGTTVIMWLGELITDRGIGNGMSILIFTSIAAGFPGSMWAIKQSGKLLDGWGEFASVIAVGIIVVCLVIFVEQAQRRIPVQYAKRMVGRRSFGGTSTYIPLKVNQAGVIPVIFASSLLYIPALVVQLTNSQSGWAVWIRNHFVKGDHPVYMATYFVLIVFFAFFYVAISFNPEEVADNMKKYGGFIPGIRAGRPTAEYLNYVLTRITWPGSLYLGLIALIPMVALVAFGQQTNFPFGGTSVLIVVGVGLETVKQIESQLQQRNYEGFLR from the coding sequence GTGCTCAGTGCGTTCGCGCGGGCGTTCCAGACGCCCGACCTGCGCAAGAAGCTGCTGTTCACGCTGGGCATCATGGTGCTGTTCCGGCTGGGCGCCCACGTCCCCATGCCCGGAATCAACTTCCAGGCCGTCCACGCGTGCGTCAACGGGCAGAAGGAAGGCCTGTTCGGGCTGGTCAACCTGTTCAGCGGCAACGCGCTGCTGCAGCTGACCATCTTCGCGCTCGGCATCATGCCGTACATCACGGCCAGCATCATCCTGCAGCTCCTCACCGTGGTCATCCCGCGGCTGGAGGCCCTGAAGAAGGAGGGGCAGGCCGGCACCGCGAAGATCACCCAGTACACCCGCTACCTGACGATCGCCCTCGCCGTGCTCCAGGGCACCGGCATCCTGGCGACCGCCTCCAGCGGTGCGCTGTTCTCCGGCTGCGCCGAGGGCAACAACATCGTGCCGGACCAGTCGATCTTCCGGATCGCCACCATGGTCATCATCATGACCGCCGGCACCACCGTGATCATGTGGCTGGGCGAGCTGATCACCGACCGCGGCATCGGCAACGGCATGTCGATCCTGATCTTCACCTCGATCGCGGCGGGCTTCCCCGGCTCGATGTGGGCGATCAAGCAGTCCGGCAAGCTGCTGGACGGCTGGGGCGAGTTCGCCTCGGTCATCGCGGTCGGCATCATCGTGGTCTGCCTGGTCATCTTCGTCGAGCAGGCCCAGCGCCGGATTCCGGTGCAGTACGCGAAGCGGATGGTGGGCCGCCGGTCCTTCGGCGGCACCTCGACCTACATCCCGCTGAAGGTCAACCAGGCCGGCGTGATCCCGGTCATCTTCGCCTCCTCGCTGCTGTACATCCCGGCGCTGGTGGTGCAGCTGACCAACTCCCAGTCGGGCTGGGCGGTCTGGATCCGGAACCACTTCGTCAAGGGCGACCACCCGGTCTACATGGCGACCTACTTCGTGCTGATCGTCTTCTTCGCCTTCTTCTACGTCGCGATCTCCTTCAACCCCGAAGAAGTTGCGGACAACATGAAGAAGTATGGTGGGTTCATCCCGGGCATCCGGGCCGGCCGACCGACGGCCGAGTACCTGAACTACGTGCTCACCCGCATCACGTGGCCGGGTTCCCTCTACCTGGGCCTCATCGCGTTGATCCCGATGGTCGCCCTGGTCGCCTTCGGACAGCAGACCAACTTCCCGTTCGGCGGCACCTCCGTGCTCATCGTCGTCGGTGTCGGACTCGAAACTGTGAAGCAGATCGAGAGCCAACTCCAGCAGCGCAATTACGAAGGGTTCCTCCGCTGA
- the rpmD gene encoding 50S ribosomal protein L30: MARLKVTQTKSYIGSKQNHRDTLRSLGLKRLNDTVVKEDRPEIRGMVHTVRHLVTVEEVD; this comes from the coding sequence ATGGCTCGCCTGAAGGTCACCCAGACCAAGTCGTACATCGGTAGCAAGCAGAACCACCGTGACACCCTGCGTTCGCTCGGCCTGAAGCGGCTGAACGACACCGTGGTGAAGGAGGACCGCCCGGAGATCCGCGGCATGGTCCACACCGTTCGCCACCTCGTCACGGTCGAGGAGGTGGACTGA
- the rpmJ gene encoding 50S ribosomal protein L36 yields MKVKPSVKKICDKCKVIRRHGRVMVICDNLRHKQRQG; encoded by the coding sequence ATGAAGGTCAAGCCGAGCGTCAAGAAGATCTGCGACAAGTGCAAGGTGATCCGCCGCCACGGCCGGGTCATGGTGATCTGCGACAACCTGCGCCACAAGCAGCGCCAGGGCTGA
- the map gene encoding type I methionyl aminopeptidase — translation MVEIKTPEQIAKMRAAGLVVAEALRACREAVAPGVTTGELNEVADAVITKHGATSNFRADHGGLWFPGVICASVNEEVVHGIPGERVLKAGDLISIDCGAILDGWHGDAAITVAVGGTAAENAMLSKVTEGSMWAGIAQMKKGNRLVDVSRAIEGFIRRQPLPPKGKWGITEGYGGHGIGTAMHMEPHVLNYVAGRGKGMKLVPGTVLAIEPMVSLGTPHTAVLEDDWTVVTTDGTWASHWEHSVAVTEQGPLVLTAFDGGRAELAKLGVTAAPDPLG, via the coding sequence ATGGTGGAGATCAAGACCCCCGAGCAGATCGCCAAGATGCGGGCGGCCGGGCTGGTCGTCGCCGAGGCGCTGAGGGCCTGCCGCGAGGCGGTCGCCCCGGGGGTGACCACCGGCGAGCTGAACGAGGTCGCCGACGCGGTCATCACCAAGCACGGCGCCACCTCCAACTTCCGCGCCGACCACGGCGGTCTCTGGTTCCCGGGCGTGATCTGCGCCTCGGTGAACGAGGAGGTCGTGCACGGCATCCCCGGCGAGCGGGTGCTGAAGGCCGGCGACCTGATCTCGATCGACTGCGGCGCGATCCTGGACGGCTGGCACGGCGACGCGGCGATCACCGTCGCGGTCGGCGGGACCGCCGCCGAGAACGCGATGCTGTCGAAGGTCACCGAGGGCTCGATGTGGGCCGGCATCGCCCAGATGAAGAAGGGCAACCGGCTGGTCGACGTCTCCCGGGCGATCGAGGGCTTCATCCGCCGCCAGCCGCTGCCGCCCAAGGGCAAGTGGGGCATCACCGAGGGCTACGGCGGCCACGGCATCGGCACCGCGATGCACATGGAGCCGCACGTGCTGAACTACGTCGCGGGCCGCGGCAAGGGCATGAAGCTGGTGCCCGGCACGGTGCTGGCGATCGAGCCGATGGTCTCGCTGGGCACCCCGCACACCGCGGTGCTGGAGGACGACTGGACGGTCGTCACCACCGACGGCACCTGGGCCTCGCACTGGGAGCACTCGGTGGCCGTCACCGAGCAGGGCCCGCTGGTGCTGACCGCCTTCGACGGCGGCCGGGCGGAGCTGGCCAAGCTGGGCGTCACCGCGGCGCCGGACCCGCTGGGCTGA
- the infA gene encoding translation initiation factor IF-1, with the protein MAKKQGAIEIEGTVIESLPNAMFKVELQNGHKVLAHISGKMRMHYIRILPDDRVVVELSPYDLTRGRIVYRYK; encoded by the coding sequence ATGGCTAAGAAGCAAGGCGCCATTGAGATCGAGGGCACCGTGATCGAGTCTCTTCCGAACGCGATGTTCAAGGTCGAGCTGCAGAACGGTCACAAGGTCCTCGCACACATCAGCGGCAAGATGCGCATGCACTACATCCGCATCCTCCCGGATGACCGGGTCGTGGTGGAGCTCAGCCCCTACGACCTGACCCGCGGCCGGATCGTCTACCGCTACAAGTAA
- the rplE gene encoding 50S ribosomal protein L5 — protein sequence MSETTVEKVTPRLKEKYLSEVKGQLHEQFSYENVMLIPGLVKVVVNMGVGEAARDSKLIEGAIKDLTAITGQKPAVTKARKSIAQFKLREGQPIGAHVTLRGDRMWEFVDRLVSLALPRIRDFRGLSPKQFDGRGNYTFGLTEQVMFHEIDQDKVDRQRGMDITVVTTAQTDDEGRALLRALGFPFKEA from the coding sequence ATGTCTGAGACGACTGTTGAGAAGGTGACCCCCCGCCTCAAGGAGAAGTACCTCTCCGAGGTCAAGGGTCAGCTGCACGAGCAGTTCTCGTACGAGAACGTCATGCTGATCCCCGGCCTGGTCAAGGTCGTGGTCAACATGGGTGTCGGCGAAGCCGCCCGTGACAGCAAGCTGATCGAGGGTGCCATCAAGGACCTGACCGCGATCACCGGTCAGAAGCCGGCCGTCACCAAGGCCCGCAAGTCCATCGCGCAGTTCAAGCTGCGCGAGGGTCAGCCGATCGGCGCCCACGTCACCCTCCGCGGTGACCGCATGTGGGAGTTCGTGGACCGTCTGGTGTCGCTGGCGCTGCCGCGTATCCGTGACTTCCGCGGCCTCTCGCCCAAGCAGTTCGACGGCCGTGGCAACTACACCTTCGGTCTGACCGAGCAGGTCATGTTCCACGAGATCGACCAGGACAAGGTCGACCGTCAGCGCGGTATGGACATCACCGTCGTGACCACCGCTCAGACCGACGATGAGGGCCGGGCGCTCCTGCGCGCTCTGGGCTTCCCGTTCAAGGAGGCGTGA
- the rpsH gene encoding 30S ribosomal protein S8: MTMTDPIADMLTRLRNANSAYHDSVAMPASKIKAHVAEILQQEGYISSYKVEEPAENEVGKKLTIELKFGPNRERSIAGIKRISKPGLRVYAKSTNLPKVLGGLGVAIISTSSGLLTDKQAAKKGVGGEVLAYVW; encoded by the coding sequence ATGACCATGACCGACCCCATCGCAGACATGCTCACTCGTCTGCGTAACGCGAACTCGGCGTACCACGACTCCGTGGCGATGCCGGCCAGCAAGATCAAGGCGCACGTCGCCGAGATCCTGCAGCAGGAGGGGTACATCTCCTCCTACAAGGTTGAGGAGCCCGCCGAGAACGAGGTCGGCAAGAAGCTGACCATCGAGCTCAAGTTCGGCCCCAACCGCGAGCGTTCCATCGCCGGCATCAAGCGCATCAGCAAGCCGGGTCTGCGTGTGTACGCAAAGTCCACCAACCTGCCGAAGGTGCTCGGCGGCCTGGGCGTGGCGATCATCTCCACGTCCTCCGGCCTCCTCACCGACAAGCAGGCCGCCAAGAAGGGCGTAGGCGGAGAAGTTCTCGCCTACGTCTGGTAA
- a CDS encoding DNA-directed RNA polymerase subunit alpha has translation MLIAQRPSLTEEVVDEFRSRFVIEPLEPGFGYTLGNSLRRTLLSSIPGAAVTSIRIDGVLHEFTTVPGVKEDVTDLILNIKQLVVSSEHDEPVVMYLRKQGPGVVTAADIAPPAGVEVHNPELVLATLNGKGKLEMELTVERGRGYVSAVQNKASGQEIGRIPVDSIYSPVLKVTYKVEATRVEQRTDFDKLIVDVETKPAMRPRDAMASAGKTLVELFGLARELNVDAEGIDMGPSPTDAALAADLALPIEELELTVRSYNCLKREGIHTVGELVARSEADLLDIRNFGAKSIDEVKAKLAGMGLALKDSPPGFDPTAAADAFGADDLDDQGYAETEQY, from the coding sequence ATGCTGATCGCTCAGCGTCCGTCGCTGACCGAAGAGGTCGTCGACGAGTTCCGCTCGCGGTTCGTGATCGAGCCGCTCGAGCCGGGCTTCGGCTACACCCTCGGCAACTCGCTCCGCCGCACGCTCCTCTCCTCGATCCCCGGTGCCGCCGTCACCAGCATCCGGATCGACGGCGTCCTGCACGAGTTCACCACCGTGCCGGGCGTCAAGGAGGACGTCACCGACCTCATCCTGAACATCAAGCAGCTGGTCGTCTCCTCGGAGCACGACGAGCCGGTCGTGATGTACCTGCGCAAGCAGGGCCCGGGTGTGGTCACCGCCGCCGACATCGCGCCCCCGGCCGGTGTCGAGGTGCACAACCCCGAGCTGGTCCTCGCCACCCTGAACGGCAAGGGCAAGCTGGAGATGGAGCTGACCGTCGAGCGCGGTCGCGGCTACGTCTCCGCCGTGCAGAACAAGGCCTCGGGCCAGGAGATCGGCCGCATCCCGGTCGACTCCATCTACAGCCCGGTGCTCAAGGTCACCTACAAGGTCGAGGCGACCCGTGTCGAGCAGCGCACCGACTTCGACAAGCTGATCGTCGACGTCGAGACCAAGCCGGCCATGCGTCCGCGCGACGCGATGGCCTCGGCCGGCAAGACCCTGGTCGAGCTGTTCGGCCTGGCCCGCGAGCTGAACGTCGACGCCGAGGGCATCGACATGGGCCCGTCCCCGACGGACGCCGCCCTGGCCGCGGACCTGGCGCTGCCGATCGAGGAGCTGGAGCTCACCGTCCGCTCCTACAACTGCCTCAAGCGCGAGGGCATCCACACCGTGGGTGAGCTCGTCGCCCGCTCGGAGGCCGACCTGCTCGACATCCGCAACTTCGGTGCGAAGTCGATCGACGAGGTCAAGGCGAAGCTGGCCGGCATGGGCCTGGCCCTCAAGGACAGCCCGCCCGGGTTCGACCCGACCGCCGCCGCCGACGCCTTCGGCGCCGACGACCTGGACGACCAGGGCTACGCGGAGACCGAGCAGTACTGA
- the rplX gene encoding 50S ribosomal protein L24 encodes MKIKKGDLVQVITGKDKGKQGKVIQAIPAENKVLVEGVNRVKKHTKPGPGTQGGIVTVEAPVHVSNVQLVVEKDGKKVVTRVGYRFDDQGNKIRVAKRTGEDI; translated from the coding sequence ATGAAGATCAAGAAGGGTGACCTGGTCCAGGTCATCACCGGCAAGGACAAGGGCAAGCAGGGCAAGGTCATCCAGGCCATCCCCGCCGAGAACAAGGTCCTGGTCGAGGGTGTCAACCGGGTCAAGAAGCACACCAAGCCGGGCCCCGGCACCCAGGGTGGCATCGTGACCGTCGAGGCCCCGGTGCACGTCTCCAACGTCCAGCTGGTCGTGGAGAAGGACGGCAAGAAGGTCGTCACCCGCGTCGGCTACCGCTTTGACGACCAGGGCAACAAGATCCGCGTTGCCAAGCGGACCGGTGAGGACATCTGA
- the rplO gene encoding 50S ribosomal protein L15, which yields MADNSPIKLHNLKPAPGAKKDKIRVGRGEGSKGKTAGRGTKGTKARYQVPQRFEGGQMPLHMRLPKLKGFKNPAHKQFQVVNLDRLAELYPNGGEVTVADLIAKGAVRKNELVKVLGQGDIAVALQVTVDAVSGSAAEKIAAAGGSVTELL from the coding sequence ATGGCGGACAACTCGCCGATCAAGCTCCACAACCTGAAGCCCGCCCCGGGTGCCAAGAAGGACAAGATCCGCGTTGGTCGCGGTGAGGGCTCCAAGGGTAAGACTGCAGGTCGTGGCACCAAGGGCACCAAGGCCCGCTACCAGGTTCCGCAGCGCTTCGAGGGTGGCCAGATGCCGCTCCACATGCGCCTGCCGAAGCTGAAGGGCTTCAAGAACCCGGCCCACAAGCAGTTCCAGGTCGTGAACCTGGACCGCCTGGCCGAGCTCTACCCGAACGGTGGCGAGGTCACCGTGGCCGACCTGATCGCGAAGGGCGCCGTTCGCAAGAACGAGCTCGTCAAGGTCCTCGGCCAGGGCGACATCGCGGTGGCGCTGCAGGTGACGGTCGACGCCGTCTCCGGCTCCGCGGCCGAGAAGATCGCCGCGGCCGGCGGTTCGGTCACCGAACTGCTCTGA
- the rpsK gene encoding 30S ribosomal protein S11, protein MPPKGRQAAGAKKIRRKEKKNVAHGHAHIKSTFNNTIVSITDPSGNVISWASAGHVGFKGSRKSTPFAAQMAAEAAARRAQEHGMRKVDVFVKGPGSGRETAIRSLQATGLEVGSIQDVTPTPHNGCRPPKRRRV, encoded by the coding sequence ATGCCCCCCAAGGGTCGTCAGGCTGCCGGCGCGAAGAAGATCCGCCGCAAGGAGAAGAAGAACGTCGCCCACGGGCACGCTCACATCAAGAGCACGTTCAACAACACCATCGTTTCGATCACCGACCCCTCGGGCAACGTGATCTCCTGGGCCTCGGCCGGCCACGTCGGTTTCAAGGGCTCGCGCAAGTCCACCCCGTTCGCCGCGCAGATGGCCGCCGAGGCCGCTGCCCGTCGCGCGCAGGAGCACGGCATGCGCAAGGTCGACGTCTTCGTCAAGGGTCCGGGCTCCGGCCGTGAGACCGCGATCCGCTCGCTCCAGGCCACCGGCCTGGAGGTGGGCTCGATCCAGGACGTCACCCCCACCCCGCACAACGGCTGCCGTCCGCCGAAGCGCCGCCGCGTCTGA